The region GTCGCCAATATACTCCCTTCAGTGGAAATAAGAATAAGAACACATTACAAATTACACAACACAGCCCACCAAATAGACACAGCTGTATCCCCAAGATAAGAAATGTATGGTATAATAACAGTTGTTTGTTCAGGAACATAAATCTCTCACTTTAGAACTTGCTTAAGGAATTTTAGTATTTTGGACAAAATAGGATAAGAAGAGTGGGAAAAGGGGACAAATGGATCAAGGAGATTCCCTTTTTTtaggtttaatatttttaaaggagattCCTTTTGAAGTGTGAGAGAAAGAGGAACTCTAGATGAGACTGAAGCTTTATTAAAGGGAACACAAAAACGTTTACACAGTTTgagattaaaattaataaatatgaacTTCAGTCCACTCATTGACTCAATAATTGATTGAATAATCCATTCAAATGCCATCCAATTTTACGAAAGAGGAGATCCAGTTGTTCTAGCTACCATCCTTTCTTCAGTAGCCTCTGGATGCCTTGCTTGATCTCCTGAGTTCGCACCCCATAGACAATGGGGTTGAGGGCTGGAGGGATGACGTGGTGGAGGATATTGAGCAAGACGGGCACGTCAgaggacattttcttttctaccaCAAGTGTGAAGACAAAAACCAGAAGGACAGTGCTGAAGAAGAGGATCAGGATGAAGTGGGAGCCACATGTGCTTAGGGCCTTGGCCGCAGCTCCCTGTGCCTTGAGTCTCAGCACAGCCCTCAGTATGAAGGTGTaggagaggaagatgaggaagaggTCAGATCCCAGCAGAGTCCAGCCTCCAGCAAATTGGTAGAGACGATTGATGGTAATATCACTACAGGAGAGGCTGGAGACTGACATATTGGCACAGATGCAGTTCTCAATGACGTTTCTCCCACAATAATGCAGACGTCCTGAGAGAATGGGGATGGGCAGTGTCAAAAAGACACTTCTGGCCAAAATGAAAATGGCTGCCTTGGCTATAAATTGGTTAGTGACGATGGATGGGTACCTCAATGGatggcagatggccacatagcggtcataggccatgaccATGAACGTGCAGGACTCCATGGCAAAGAAACTATTCATGATGAACATCTGCAGGAAGCAGGCAAAGAAGCTGATGGACCTGAGGTCAAACCAAAAGATGGCCAGGACCTTGGGGGTGACAGTGAGACAGATCACTGTGTCCAGTGAGGAGAGCAGGCTGAGCAGGTAGTACATGGGCTCGTGCAGAGACGACTCCAGCCAGATGGTGATCAGGAGGGTGATGTTGGCCGCAAGGGCCAGGAGCAAGAGGAAGCTAAGGGGCAGGGACAGCCAGTGCTGCCAGCTGGGGGACCTGACAAAACAGTTCAGAAGGAAGTCTGAAAGCTCAGTGGAGATGCTGCCGTTTTGGTGTGCTGTCATATTTTGTCATATAGTTCCACAGCTTCCTTGTGGTGATCTGTAATTTGAGGATAAAATTAGTTACTAATTCAAGATATATAGCAACAGAAGAAATTGCTTTACTTAAGGGACTTGTGGATTCTGGCAATTTATCCAAGCCTAACGAATTTACATGTGCATCTTTTGTGCCCTGCTGGGAATAGTCACATTACTTTAAACAATACAGAAGAGTGAGATGATATGATTTCTTTGTAAATGTTTGATTTGTTcaaagcttatttttaatttttttgggggTACTGTtgtttcacaatattgtgttagtttctactgtacaacagagTTAATCATCCCTATGTAAACATATATACCATGGCTTTTGAGCCCTCCTTTGACtctacccgccccccccccccataccACTCCTCCAAATCATTACAGAGCACTGTGCTGAGATCCCTGTGTGATAttgcaggttcccactagctatctatttcacacatggtagtgtatatatgtcagtcccaaactaCTATTTCCTCTCCCCCACACCACTCttatttcaaagtctgttctctacatcttgtctctattcctgtcctggaaatggttcatctgtaccatttcccCATATTCCACAGGTATGAATTAATATATGAtaattgtttttcactttctgacttacttcactcgttttaaaactattttctttattttttggctgtgctggttcttgttgctgcatgggcttatCTCTGGTTGCAGAAAGCAGGGACTACTCCAGTTGCGGGCCATGGGCTTCTTatcatggtggcttctcttattgtggagcacggcTTTAGGGAACGTCAGCTTCACTAGTAGAGGCACGTGGTCTCATAGTtttggttcccgggctctagagcacaagcttgGTAGGTGTGGCCCACAGGCTgagttgttccatggcatgtaggatcttcctgtaTCAAGGATCAactccacgtctcctgcattggcaggcagatttttttaccactaaatcaccagggaaacccctttgcTCTCTGTTTTCAATAGAACTGCTATATTTTTACAGAAACTAAAGAGAAGCGGAAAATTACTTAGAAAGCTACTTTATAACAAGCATCTAAATTCACATTCATATTACttcttcattatttaaaaatgattacttATACTCTgggtttcactggtggctcacacagtaaagaatctgctgcaatgagggagacccaggtttgaatcctgggtccagaagacccctgatgaagggaatggctacacactccagtattcttgcctggagaattccatggacaaggagctttgtgggctacagaccaggcatctcaaagaatcagatacaactgagaaaTTAgcattcactttttcacttttcacatagaCTATGATATCTGCAATTTAGCTGGAACAACACATGGAAATAAGTAGCAGAACACAAACTAGGGACTCAGATAAATGACTGTAGACCTCCAGCCACCAATATCTGACCTTtcagatgtatttatttaaaaaagtaaactgaaaataatgttactgaatttacatttttctaaagtcATTTTAACTTGGTACCTAGGGATTATTCCCCAAAATTGCCGTTTGTTCACTCTGTTTCTTAGGTCTTCATATTAGTTGGAGTCCTAACTCCTTAATGAAACAACTTTAAAAGGAGAATGAGCAATTCTACCCAGTTCTGCAGGACTGATACTTAATAGTAAACAGGATGAAACTAGGTTTTTCTGATTGCATTAATGTGAGGGTGGTGAGATTCACctttattctttccatctctgttttccctttcttcgATACAATAATCCAGATATACATTCCCTCTTTCCTCCAGGCTAGTTCAGAGTTGTCATTGTCGTCTCATCATTTAAAGTTCCTCCTTGTCCTGGAAATACTAGGGTCACTAGTGTGATACTAGGATCACAGAATTGAATTAGAAACCATCCCTGCTCTGAAGCAGGGAAAACTAAAGCCATTCTGGGGACAACAGATAATAAGTGCTATAAGCAATGACAGAGTCTTGTGCAAACTATCAGAAGAGAGTAGGGGAGGGCTGACTAATGGGCATGGGGAATAGGCTGGAGAAAGAGAATTGTGAATAAAGTGATGTGATACCCTCATTTACATTACAGACAAATGATTTTAAGATTCTCCTCTCCTTGaatcgtgaaagtgaaagtcgctctgtcatatccgactctttgcgagtccgtggactatacagtccatggaattctccagaccagaatatggagtgagtagcctttcctttcttcagggtatcttcccaacccaggcattgaacccaggtgtcctacactgcaagtggattctttaccagctgagccacaagggaagcccaagaatcctggagtgggtagcctatcccttctccagcagatcttcccaacccaggaatagaatcagGGAGTAAAAAGAAGTCTGTAACTTGGAAAAATGTGTAGGTCAGGACTTTCTGGCGACCTTCAAAGCAGTGCATTTAAAGCTGTCTATACAGTCTCATATAGAGTGTTATCATGTGGGTTTAGAAAATTATCAGGAGTTTGAAATTTCCTCTGTATTTCTCATGAGGTTCattaacataatataaaattacatattgtTTAGCTGTTGAACTCTTACCACTTGCTGGGAACTGTTCTCAAGTATTTAGGgattcatctcatttaattcttcacCTCCTGTGAGATATGTTTTATTATCACCACATTACCAAGGAGTGGCTGATTCTCATAATCTTAACCATTCTCACAGTATTAGGCTAATCCTATTCCTGTCTAATCCTAATCCAGTGCTTTAGATTCAAATACTTTCTAGATTCCTCTGGCCCTAATAAATAATCCTATGATAATGTAGAGGCCTCATCAACATTGCGGAAATGTAAGCAAACTTCACTGATGATACAATGAATAGTTCTGAAAACAGAACTGATACAGCAGGACATTTGGAGTGGGGGCAGGGTAGCAAGGGAAAGAGCATTTTAATCAAACTGTGAAGTCAGAAGTGAAAAGTATTTTCATACTATTAGAAACCTACTTTTGCTTCTATAGTGGTTCAAATACTGTTTTTGTTTCCAGTTATGAATTCTAGTCTCCAAATGCAGTTCCAATCCTCCTCAGCTGGCTCCTCCCAGGTTCTCCTCACCAGGGAGTCCCTATTCGTGACCAGGGCTGGTTtccagaggagggaggaggggtgtCCCTTCCCATGACTCCTCTCTTGGCTCTTCCTTGTTCTCTGCTTCCCCTTACAAAAGGTCCTGTCCAGCCGGTGTTTGCCAGGCATGGCCTTCCCACCTGATAcatagaagaaattaaataatcttccaattctttttctcttgctaatAACAAAATACATTAGTAGTGACATTAACAATTTGGGGAAGAACTGTACACA is a window of Cervus canadensis isolate Bull #8, Minnesota chromosome 11, ASM1932006v1, whole genome shotgun sequence DNA encoding:
- the LOC122450205 gene encoding olfactory receptor 56A3-like; translation: MTAHQNGSISTELSDFLLNCFVRSPSWQHWLSLPLSFLLLLALAANITLLITIWLESSLHEPMYYLLSLLSSLDTVICLTVTPKVLAIFWFDLRSISFFACFLQMFIMNSFFAMESCTFMVMAYDRYVAICHPLRYPSIVTNQFIAKAAIFILARSVFLTLPIPILSGRLHYCGRNVIENCICANMSVSSLSCSDITINRLYQFAGGWTLLGSDLFLIFLSYTFILRAVLRLKAQGAAAKALSTCGSHFILILFFSTVLLVFVFTLVVEKKMSSDVPVLLNILHHVIPPALNPIVYGVRTQEIKQGIQRLLKKGW